The Arachis ipaensis cultivar K30076 chromosome B07, Araip1.1, whole genome shotgun sequence genomic interval TATCAGGTAAGACAATATAANNNNNNNNNNNNNNNNNNNNNNNNNNNNNNNNNNNNNNNNNNNNNNNNNNNNNNNNNNNNNNNNNNNNNNNNNNNNNNNNNNNNNNNNNNNNNNNNNNNNNNNNNNNNNNNNNNNNNNNNNNNNNNNNNNNNNNNNNNNNNNNNNNNNNNNNNNNNNNNNNNNNNNNNNNNNNNNNNNNNNNNNNNNNNNNNNNNNNNNNNNNNNNNNNNNNNNNNNNNNNNNNNNNNNNNNNNNNNNNNNNNNNNNNNNNNNNNNNNNNNNNNNNNNNNNNNNNNNNNNNNNNNNNNNNNNNNNNNNNNNNNNNNNNNNNNNNNNNNNNNNNNNNNNNNNNNNNNNNNNNNNNNNNGAATAATAATTAATGAACCTaatttaaaacttaaattctatattttcaatttactattttttttttaattgtgcaacaaaaaaatataaagactaaAGAGATCACATTACAAGAAAACACAACTATGGTGGTACTATATATCAACCTCTTGTAATTAcatgttttaccacaccaaaccaAAACGTACATTATTATCATTCAGTTTgggtaaataatttaattaaacttcttttaaaaaaaaaatatttaacNNNNNNNNNNNNNNNNNNNNNNNNNNNNNNNNNNNNNNNNNNNNNNNNNNNNNNNNNNNNNNNNNNNNNNNNNNNNNNNNNNNNNNNNNNNNNNNNNNNNNNNCCATCAAAGCTTAGTGGATTTATACTAAGTTATTCTAATAACATGGCTAACTCCATGGCctatatttcttttctttttctttttcgtttgtCTATTCTTCTCTTATTTTCTCACGTTTTAACGCATGAACTATTTAAAGGTGagatttctctttctttcttcaatGTCACCCAAACTATATACAATTTCCATCTTTATATCTGTATATTCTTCTAAATTATGGttcattgcatatgtatataggAGCAAAATTTGAAATACTAATTATtagtaaaatttaataatttataactCATGATAGTTTTAATTAGCAAATTAAGATAAATATATCAAACACTATGTATGTTAGATATAAGTTAGCTATTTGATGTTAACGAACTAAatttcaaatgacataatctttttATACTCACTTAAAAAATCTTATAATATAATTTCATGGTCCTAAATTAactatttttatgcaatttttgtATGTAAATtcattagaagatatgattttaaaatgaaacatccgatatatccattgttcatattgtttaatatttttattgtctatctatacttttttttttcaaattactcacctaaatcttaatattagaataaccatccgcacacttagtgaattgaacatccgatatatccattgttcacattgtttaatattttcattgtctacctatacttttcctttcagAAAACACTATGATAAATGTAGATTGGTATAATCCTTCCACGGGTAAGAGAAGTCACGTGTATCGAAAGGGTACGGATCCGTTTCATCGTCGTCGTCCTTGGGCGGAGCATTCTAATCCTTGGCCCGGTCATGCTTCGAAAAAGCCGGCTCTTCAGCCGCGACTCAAGAAGAATAAAATCAAAGCAGCTGCTCCTCCGCAGCCTCCTCCACTAACTAATTAATAAAATGAACGAAaatatttggtaataaaaaaatattaataaaaaattaaaatttattttatttaatatttattaattattataataattaatgaatattaaataaaataaatttattttttatctttttagtaTTACTAATCCTAGCATTACCGATCTAAGTAATATAGACctgttataattaaaaaaaaggagAGGATAATTATATAATGTTGAAGTTCATTTCCTTCTCCACATGCAAAACTGAGGTGGATCACCTCCACAATTTTtttatgattgttcctttttacCATATGTATATGCATGTTGGAAAAGgcacaaaaaaaaatgaaagccACTGGTTTTTTTTAAATCGTTTTACAATCTCTTTCTCAATCTATAAGTGTTGGTGTCTATATTAAATAAGAGTTTAAAACTCTAAATATCTTGCAGCTGAGACTTAGCTTAATTGGTAAAATTATATACTTTTTAATATGTTGAATGTGAGCCTTTTAGTATTGTGTGGGTGAGTATATTGTGTGAATATGTTGTGGTACTTAGAACTGAGAGTTGTTCAATTTATCTcacttaaaaaaaaactaaatatcttttttttatattctacCCCTTTACGTTTATTGAACTACTGtatctattttaaaataattgttgttttcatttttttttcggtTATAAATTAAAATTCTTATATTTAAGCATTTGAATTTGATTATTCTAATTACGATGATAAATAAAATTGTAGAGGCAGAAAGCTATATTGAAGATGCAAGTGTTACGAGGCATCCCAAAATGATGAAgccttcaaaattaaaaaattaattatagatGTTCTCTTAATTTTCATGCTTTAATTTTCGAGCCAAAACGCCAATAATGATACAATTTATATGATAGAATAACTTATGGAGACAATATGCAATTTGCAaatttatatgatttgaattttgaaaagtaaTGTGCTTGCTTATAATAAGAATTCTGATGAGTAATATATATAAGACTTTAAAAAATGTTTTGAATACATTAGAAATTAATTATTGTATATTTATACATctgttgtttaatttatttttatatatattttatataaataattaatttaatggttgattttttatttacacgtgaaataattatatataagatTTTGGATAAATTCCCGAAACAAATACAATAatcattttaaaatattcataATTTATGGTCGTTTGGTATATCCGATAGGTCAAACAAACATAATAAGGCCtagtaaaatttaaatattatgtcCAATATAATTGTATAATATATTGTATTTTAGATcatagtatttttaatttttagttatcatATGTAATTTTTAATACTATACTGCTAAGATATGAATTTCAAACCACTAAATcttgtaaatattttaattaaagatAGCTAATTGATTATAATACCGTAACGTATAACTACAACCTCCGATATCTAATTCTTGACGTGTATATcgaaaaagaaaagtatagatagacaatgaaaatattaaataatgtgaataatggatatatagaatgtTCAATTTACTAAGTGTGCGAAtgtttattctaatattaagatttatgtGAGTAATTTGGAGTAGAgtgtattttatttgaattggACCAATTTTAAAACTCATTGTTCACGTTATTCAAAAAAATCATTGATTACTTAGCATAACCCGATCAAAAAATAATTATGTCAAATATCACTATTTAacttattgaaaaaaataaacacaaatttaatttttttgaagactattttaattattaatcctATAATTCCGCAACGCCCtctctttgttttttctttttaaattagaaGTGAGACTCgaatctaaaatttttaaatgaatatgcagaaattatgtcatttgagctataattTATTAATCACCCCCTttctttgattaaaaaaaaggaaaaaaaaatctatAGTTTTTTGTTGGCTTTTGGGTGAAATAAGCTTTTAATTGTTGTAAAATTCATGTGTTGGTGacaataatttaataataacTCTTGTAAATGTTTATTTTTacgtaataaaataaaattttatttgtgCGTAAGATTAATTGACTCTTGAGTATTGGCTCTCTATACTGGCCAAGTGACAATCTATTTTCGAATTAAAAATGAAAGGAAATTTTATTTCAGTATTAAACCCTTAGTTTAGCTTGCACTTTAATTTGTGATTGTATTTGTTATCCTAATTGGTTTTTAATATGGCTAATTCCATGGCctatatttcttttcttctttcttctatttttctcttATCTTCACACGTTTTGACTCATGAACTGTTTAAAGGTGAGATTTATGTTTCCATATCTTTTATTATGTATGGTTTCCATCTTATAtatttttatcttctttattATTGTCACCTCCCCTCCCCGCAAATTATAGTTCATACAGGAGCAACATTTAAAATACTAATTATaagtaaaatttaattatttgtaAGCCATGACAATAATATAAAATatgtattaaaatataaaaatacacattaaaaataaattaaattatacatatatttatataaaaataataaaatacataatgactaattttagtaactaattttaacatataaataatatttttgttatctCATATCCTGTAAATTATATAACTCATTATCTtaaaattgatcttttattaattattacccACTATTATTAATTATCTAATAGGAAAAATTTGTCATCTTAGGCCTTTTTCTCTAAGAATGAACTTTATTTTTTAatcttattataaattaaaagtttTATATAGATAATTATGTATTGGATAATCATGTAACAAAATGCATTTACATTGggttgtatatttttatttgaacACAATATATGCATCTTGATTTTATGCAAATTTTGTGTGTATTCTTAGAGGAGATGATTTCAGAAAACCCTATGATGAATGTTGATTGGTATGATCCTTCTGCCCGGAGATATAAGGTGCTACGACCACGTTCGGGTCgacttcctccttctcctccttggTCGCAGCGTTTTAGTCCTTGGCCTGATCGTTCTTTTGGCTCGCCGCCACTTCATGCACGGCCAAAGAAGAATAAACACAACGCCGTTTCTTCTCCACCACcaataaaaatggattactatACTCACTCACTTGGATTTCATTACAATAATGATGGTTTTATATAAGGTGAGATGATACAGttgattaaaaatttttatttaatgtaACAACttaactaaaattttttaatttaaactagaCATAGAgatctaattaataatttaataaaattataccTATAGAATAATTAACTTAATTTAAAATAGTTTTGAAATTATTCACAGCCTgcatcaattaaacacaataaaaaatattctgtccctttattttttttatttaataacaaCTGTATATGTTCTGTTTAAATTATTTGATTCTCAAGAATGACTAaatttgttttatgtttaaatgACTAAAATTTATAAATGTTTTTTTACGTTTATCGAATTACTGtatctattttaaaaataattgttGCTTTCATTTTTTGCTGTTATAAAATTCTCATAATtaggtatttgaatttgattattcTAATTACGATTATAAATAAAATTGTAGAGACAGAGAGTAATACTGAAGATGGAAGCGTTACGAGGCATTaaatataaagataaaaatatataagttaCGGAGACAATATGCAATGCAATTTGCAAGTTTATATATGAtgtgaattttgaaaagtgtggTTGGTCATGATAAGAATTCTGAGTTATAAGTCTTTGGATAACCTGATTCAATAGGTGAATCGATTCATCTATGCTATTTGAATCTCTCTTCGACTGACATTAACAGGTTGCCAGAATCATTGTGCAACTTGTATAATCTACAAACATTAATATTGTACGGATGTACTAAGTTGACCATGTTGCCCATTAACATGCACAATCTTGTGAATTTACGGCATAATAATCATTTGATAATACTCATAATTATTTGTGCTTGTTTAGTATATCCAATAGGTCAAATATGATAAGGCCTTTAATATTTGATGGTTTccgtggctaagagaagggggttgaatcttagccccctttttatctgtgccttgcactctcaattTTTCTCTTTGCTTCAAACAGTGGCTGtccacccttaatatagaagaggggagcctccacttattgaagccaaaactgaaccaacttcttcctccttcaacaaaaccggttcggccacaaagggagagaagagataaccatgcattaaccaacatgcaattacctctagtcctttcttgatcatcacccctcatcaatccgagctctccatccttggcttgctctccaagatggaattctggcccttgatgcttcatgatgatgatgacttcatctgcttcaatctctgccttcaaccatcacttcgccactctagctactccctgtggtggttgaacagaatcaaagacaagccatgcttcaagaatctcctcctagctggccgaatcttcttccTCCATTTTGAGCATGCAAAGCTCAAAATAACCTCACCAAATCTGACCATATTTGGTAAGTATcttagccacagctcatttttattttagtatgttttcttgtcatcatcagcttgatggtcttgatgcatgcaactCCTTCTTTTCGGTGATAGTAGCTTGGTGTAGCTTCCATGGTTCTCTGGTTAAGGaccgaagaaagaagaagagaatgatgagagagaataaaagaaatctaaaagaaaagcaaagcaaAGTGGTTAATCAAATTGAATAAGAATagcttgcttttacttccctagtATAGAGTGGCGTGTAAGTCATaataatcatcaatcaatttCAGCTGAACTTTCTCTCTCATGTTCCCCATGCATTAATTAACAATGTAATAGATTTTGAAATCCATCACATGGTTGAAACTTGGTTCCGTTGGAAGCACTTggctttcatttttctttgttttcggaCCAAGCTTGAAAACATTCATCACTTTGTAAGATTTGGGCTTGTAGTATTGAAATTAAAGCTGACCCAATTgattaacatttgctttcctgatgaaattTGGAATATGCACAAAGCAAATGAAAAGCATGTAACACACTTGGGCTTGGAGCAATCAAAAAATCATTTGGGCCCAAGTAACATCAACTTAGCCATATTCATCATATATTATCAAAACCAATGGCTGAGAGTAATTTGGGCTAGCACAATAAATTTGTTTTCGGCCCATTATTAAAACCTGCAGCAAAATTATAACATCAATATATTGAATAAAAATTCAGATCAATTAATTttgcaattaattaattttaataatgtttagtcatcacaaatattaatttagagttttccaaactcatcaatatttaaatattatGCTACATGTAACTGTATAACATGATATATTTTAGAACGTAGTATTGTTATTTTTTAGTTATCAATAATCATCACATGTAATTTTCaacatagagaaaacaaaaatctCACTTAAAACCCAAAATCATTCATTGCTATAGATTGATGCCAATTGCCAACATTCATTTGGTTTCCAATTCTGAGAACAGCTTCAAGTAACTTCAAATAAAATCTAGCATAGGCATCAAAACCAAACATTTTCACAAGAACAAGTAAGTTCTGAAACAAAAAGTCATCAACTATTATATCTAATTCAAACAAGTGATTTCTTTTTGTCAAAGCAAATGCTGGCAAAATAAATCCGCATACTTCATCAAATTAAGCTGTGTGTCATGAAATGGACAAAACCCAAGTCAGCCTCCAGCTAAGATCTTTCAAATCCAAGATAAGTATTGAAACATACATAAACAAGATAATTAACTATTGAAAGAGATAGATGATCTTGTAAAATCATACTAACATTGCTCTTAAAATTGAAGGGTTTTCCTTCTCAAGAATCAAAACATACATTTTTTTGTGAGATCAAAATACCTATTGTTGGAGTGTTAAGCATAGAGAAAAGTCTGAAGCTTAGGAGTTGGTAATGGCCATCATAAAGTGTCTTAAGGTTTAGCATATGAATAAAGAGATGATTCATCACATTCAATTGCAACAGCTGTTAGAAGGTGTGAGGTTATATAATCAAGGCACCCTGTTCTTCTGTGAGGTTATTAGAGATAAGATAAACTTGTCTTCCCTCCTCTCTATTTTCCCTCCACTTCTTTCAAACCAAACAAAGCCATAGTCTGTTCAACTAATAAATGCTTCACCACTCGCTTAAACAATTAACAAAACTATAAATAGACAACATCTAAAGGTCTTGTTATCATTTTCACTCTACCATCCTTTTTCAATCTGATGGACAAGGCTCTTGTAACCAAATGATACTCATAACTGGATTTAATAAGATATGATCACTTGGAGGGATTTATATCTGCTCAGACACTTATTAAGGTACATATCCGTCCACTCTTCAACTAGAATGTGTACCACTTCTTTCTGCCAAAATCAGTAAAAGTGGGCAAAAACGGTTTTAAATCATTTTGGATGCACATCGGTCATTTTATAGATATAGAAAATGGAAAAGTTTGTTTGTCCCAGGTAAAATATTTATATAACATCCACAGTGACTCAAGTCTCAATTATCTTGAAAAGGTAAAAGTGAAAACATAGGTCAAGGACTTCCGTTTCAGACATGTTGAAAGATTGGAAAACTATGCTTTATAGAtaattctttcttttgctttgctTTTGGAAAGGGATCtcaaagaagagggaaaagagaaGGCAGCAAAATATAGATATGCTGACGAGCCTCCTGACATGACACAGCATCAAGGACATTACCAGAAGCATTCATCAGAAGTTCCTCACACAGCATAATCAGCAATGAAGCCTCAAATATCATCTTCATCAAAATCTGCATTACATAAAAAATGAATAACTCTAACTACTTATAAAAGACCACCATTAATGTAGAGCAAAACACAACTCCCTAGATAAACAAAAGTATAGAGCCAGAACTCAACAGATTCAACATCAACTCATTGGCTTTCTAATCTTTGGAGTTGGTGCTCTAAAAACATGTTTCCTTTGGTCAATCCATCAATCTAGTTGCCTACATGGATTCATAATATTGCCATTACATGTAATGATTGTAAAGGCCAAAAGAGATAGAAAGTAAACAATAGAATTAGAAGAGCTGGGGTAGGAATGAATTTGTGTGAAATCACCCCTTCCCCAGTTATAGAATTATACTGGAAATGCAGGAAATTATAGAGCAGAAAAACCAAAGTTGTCATCTCTCGAAGTAATATGTTTCTTGAAATTTTGGACAAAATTGGGAATGGTGGGTGACACTCTTGTAGACCCAAATATTAAGCTGCAACCAGATCAAAGATATTTGGACAAAAGAAGATATCAAAAGATTTGTTTTATGCATTACATGTATTAGCAGAACATCTTTAAGACAGACAacaaaagcatagaaaagaacAGGTTGTTAGTGGAGTGGAGTTTTCAGATTCTATAAATGTCTGACAGGGGAAAACCTCTAAAAAATAATGAGTTTTACACCAAATAGAGGACAAATATCCAATTCTGCCCAAACTTTCTTGTCCACGTGTTTGCTATCTAATATAGTTACCCCCCAACCAAATACACCAATTAGTGGCACAGATAGCACACTACTGCAAAGATTTGGCTTCCTTCCTCCTCCCAAAACCTACTTACCTAGTCAACAAGAACTGCTCCAGAGATCTAGAACACCCAACACATAAATATATAGAATTAGCCATAAAACAAATATTCAACTGATTCTAAACTATCACTTATATTTAGTATTTCCATTTCACAATGCATGGCACACAATCCCAAATCAAATGAAGAAGGATCTCTTGTAAAAAGCATTAGCATAGTCTCTATATTAAAATAAAGCAAATCATGAATGTTCCACATGGTACTGCTAAAAACCAGCGTGTATATTCAAATATATGTTACTGTTATCTGAAAAATCTTTATAATTGAAGTGTTATAAAACAATTGTCATATCTAAAAAATAATCAATTGATACTACTTTGTAATTCACAGATAAAATGTTGTTACATGAAAAATCTAATGTATGATAATTTCTTTCAACTTAAGAGtattaagattttgcaatttccaACCCAAAAAATACATTAACATATTTCCTAAACCCATCCTCATTAGCCAAAAAATAAGTTTTTCTAATCTTGTGAAAGGTGTGGCAGGTGAGCAAGCTATCAGACCCGGCCTGATGGCACTTCCCAGCAACTCGGTCTACGTGAAGTGTTTCAGCCACCTTCTCTAAACCGCCATAGAGGCCATTGCAGAACCTCATCACATGCTTCACATCATAAGCATTTCCCCCAAACAGCTCTTTTACAAGCACCAAGAACTCCTCCAAGCTTTTCGGAAGAACACCCCAAGTCAGAATCTTCATCAAATATCCAATATCATAAGCACCATGGAAAGTGACCCATGTCAGTGCTTTGTTGAACAGCAGCCCAGATGCTGCTGCCAACTTCGCAAAATGCACCGAAGAAACTCCAGCCACTTCATTGCGTGCAAAGTCGATGCCCTGGCTGCGTAGGAGTGCCACAGAGTCCTTTGCGTGGATGTCACGCATGAGGTTGAAGTCTCGGAAATTGAACTGCCAGATGTAGTGAGTTCTGTTGTTGGTTCCCAGGTCAGGGAGGTTGCCGTGTTCATCGGAGAGAGTGAGTCCAAGCTGGATGATTTTAAGGGCGTCAACATTGGCCTTCATGACTTGGTAAGTTTCCTCTGGAACAAGACTCCGGTAGTTCTTGTTGAGGGGCAGGATGACTACTCCGGGGAATTCAGTGTCAATGGAGACAAATCGATATTTGTCAATCAGGCTGCCTATGATTTGGAACTCGGAATCAGCGTTGGCAGCCCATACTTGCCTTATCACAACCGAACTATTGGGACTAGGCTCTAGAAGCGGCAGTCGCTCCACAAACCTTGGCTGAGCAGCACAATAAGAAGGCggaaaaccaacaaccatgggcAGTGGCATCAGAAAAACTCTCGGTGGTTGTTGAAGTCGTTCTCGTTCATCATCCACCCTCGTCATTGCTGTATATATGGTCGTCATGCTCTTCCTGGAAAGCAACTCTGTTAAATAATTATTAGAAACCGAAGAAAAAGATAGAACAAAGGAATGTAAATTGTGTACTGTGTATGGGTGACTGGAAAGTACTTTTTCTTTGGGCGGGTTCGTCTAAGGAATGCTTTGAGGCTTGGGTAGATAGGGTTATTAGTAGGAAAAGGAGTTTCTTGGGGTGATGTGGTTTGTATGGAAGGGTAGGAATGAGATGATTTTCAACAATGTTGTGTTTGATGAAAAAAGAATGAAACTTTGATATAGCTGTTTTATGTTTGTGCTTCAAACTGGAACCGGGAGAGGAAGCAAAGAACTTTTCATGCAGGTGTGGACGATATTGTTTAGGTGCTGCCTTCTACTCGTTGTTGAAAACTAAAATTTGATAATCAATTCAAAGACAACCAAATGTGAAGATAGATTGAAGGGTGTGTTTTGGTCTTTAGTCTTTACTAGTGTTTACCTTTGTCAAAGATACGTATGATTTATAGGGGGAATATATATACttttactttgaaaaaaaaatatataaaataaatctgcAACACGTCACTTAATAATTAAACCCTAACCTCTTGTACGCCCAATCTTAATTATAAACACATATACTTAATTGAGAAATCAAACATTCGCAACGAAGATATAGGATTTAATATGAATTTAACGAATGAATAATATTGAACATACATCTTATATTATTTAATGTGAATAATGACAACAATAAATAttcatatttattaattataaattgaatcttttagATTTTATAGTTACTATACTTGATTTGTTCTTATTTAATTTAACACAAAtataattatttgatttattctattattaaaaataattgtgTGAAAATATTTGAGtgattattattctattttttaaatttaattttattgcaAGAGATTCATGCATGGCTTCTCCTAATTTTTAAAGTGTATAACTTTGCGCTACTATCTAAATtgtgaaataaagaaaaagattaattttttaatatgtactaattaataaatataatttaaaataaggGTCTATTTTATTTCACTAAATGAGATCCAAAAACTCAAAAGACAAAAATATTTTACTAGTTGTGTGATGCTCTATGAAGTATAGATACTTTGCTGAGTTGTCATATCTGCGTGTCCGACATGCGTGTTTGCTGTGTCCAAACCgtgtctcaataaaaaataaaaaatggaaatgaAGACAGAAAACTATTGTTTAACAGAGTTGGGAGATTTGAATTGATTCACTTCATGCCTTAGCTGGACTCCACATTTTTTTATCTTTCTCCATCCTTTCAACTTTAACGTTGTTGCTATTGATTGTTGAGAGATCCTTATGCAGCATAAAAAGTAAAGATCTATGAAGAGATACTAGTTTAGGATATGGATTGATAGTTTGTTGCAAATAGAAATCATTTGTCTGATGTGCATGTTCAATTTGAATGTTTCTCATTGCCACTGACTGTGGACTTCCATCAGATTTCAGATGGAATGACTATACAAATTCAAACAGTTAATTTATTACTTGAAACTCATGAGGTGCCGGTCCCCAAGGGGGAGCAGCATGGTAAGTTCTTCTTACCAGTATTCTGAATTGGTTATCTACTTTAGTTTATTTATGCTCTAAAAGGAGAATGTAAGGGTGTATCCACCGTTGAATCATTTTGTGAGTTATGAAAATTAACCACTGCATAAGGCAACTCCCTTCTCTGTAATTGTGTATCAAGTTTGAATgtgatatttttttgttattgctTTCTGGTTTCTATACATTATTTACACATCTTTATTCTGAAATTAGTATTCAAAAATCATGTTCTATCTTAAAAAGAGCGAGGGCTTTTCAATTTCAACTGTAAGATAAAGATCAACATGCATTTCTAGACTAACATTGTTGGCTAATCAATAAAGATCATCATCATCCGACAAATTGTACTAATCAAAAGCTAGAAATGATACAAACTAGCAAAAGTGATTAAAAAGAAATGCTAACCAACATGACATGAAACAGAGTAATAGATTAGCATATCTGGAAGAGATACCAATAATTTTAAGAGAAGATAATTATATACAGAAAAGTAGCCACTTTGAGGCACTTGCATAATTTTGTTTTATTAGCAGTTAACATGATACTACTTTCCATAATATAAAAAAAGTTAGCTTTAAAAACATCAT includes:
- the LOC107606542 gene encoding probable CCR4-associated factor 1 homolog 11, which translates into the protein MTTIYTAMTRVDDERERLQQPPRVFLMPLPMVVGFPPSYCAAQPRFVERLPLLEPSPNSSVVIRQVWAANADSEFQIIGSLIDKYRFVSIDTEFPGVVILPLNKNYRSLVPEETYQVMKANVDALKIIQLGLTLSDEHGNLPDLGTNNRTHYIWQFNFRDFNLMRDIHAKDSVALLRSQGIDFARNEVAGVSSVHFAKLAAASGLLFNKALTWVTFHGAYDIGYLMKILTWGVLPKSLEEFLVLVKELFGGNAYDVKHVMRFCNGLYGGLEKVAETLHVDRVAGKCHQAGSDSLLTCHTFHKIRKTYFLANEDGFRKYVNVFFGLEIAKS